One window of the Aptenodytes patagonicus chromosome 5, bAptPat1.pri.cur, whole genome shotgun sequence genome contains the following:
- the RGR gene encoding RPE-retinal G protein-coupled receptor, producing MVAAYPLPEGFTELEVFAIGTALLVEALLGFCLNGLTIISFRKIKELRTPSNLLVLSIALADCGICINAFIAAFSSFLRYWPYGSDGCQIHGFQGFLTALASISSSMAVAWDRYHHYCTRSKLQWSTAISMMAFAWLFAAFWSAMPLLGWGEYDYEPLRTCCTLDYSKGDRNYITFLFALSIFNFMIPGFIMLTSYQSIHQKFKKSGHYKFNTGLPLKALVICWGPYCLLCFYAAVENVMFISPKYRMIPAIIAKTVPTVDAFVYALGNENYRGGIWQFLTGQKIEKAEVDNKTK from the exons ATGGTCGCTGCATACCCTCTCCCTGAAGGCTTCACTGAATTAGAGGTGTTTGCCATCGGCACTGCCCTGCTGGTAGAAG CCCTGCTTGGTTTCTGTCTGAATGGCTTGACAATTATTTCTTTCCGAAAAATCAAAGAACTCCGAACACCCAGCAATCTGCTGGTTCTCAGCATTGCACTGGCCGACTGCGGGATCTGCATCAACGCATTCATCGCTGCCTTTTCCAGCTTCCTAAG ATACTGGCCCTACGGCTCTGACGGCTGTCAAATCCATGGATTCCAGGGCTTCTTGACAGCACTAGCCAGCATTAGCTCCAGCATGGCGGTCGCCTGGGACCGGTATCATCACTACTGCACAA GGAGCAAGCTGCAGTGGAGCACGGCCATCTCCATGATGGCGTTCGCGTGGCTGTTTGCTGCCTTTTGGTCCGCGATGCCcttgctggggtggggggaatacGACTACGAACCCCTCCGAACCTGCTGCACCCTGGACTACAGCAAAGGGGAcag AAACTATATCACGTTCCTTTTTGCTTTGTCCATTTTCAATTTCATGATCCCGGGCTTCATCATGCTGACGTCCTATCAGTCCATACACCAGAAGTTCAAGAAAAGCGGGCACTATAAG tttaaTACCGGTTTACCGTTGAAGGCGCTGGTCATTTGCTGGGGTCCCTACTGCCTTTTATGCTTCTACGCAGCAGTCGAAAATGTGATGTTCATTTCACCAAAATACCGCATG ATTCCTGCCATTATTGCCAAGACTGTGCCAACGGTGGATGCCTTTGTATATGCCCTGGGGAATGAGAACTACAGAGGAGGAATATGGCAGTTCCTCACCGGACAGAAGATTGAGAAAGCAGAGGTTGATAATAAAACTAAATAA